The following are encoded in a window of Congzhengia minquanensis genomic DNA:
- a CDS encoding S-layer homology domain-containing protein, whose protein sequence is MKKKLLSALLAAAMVVTAIPSAMAAKKDPTASGGEQVNIYPWGTFDSAEEVAKTTKTGNATISFQDGGAGGSKGCTKVEVKGTYGGIRIPAPFVVGETYDISFDLKADKAAAMNLIFQFSDGGWYYITRSGQFNTSWSKFKITWTNAGINTQNVQTSGAGQFEIRYGDGTQLETYYIDNFTCVPHGDVPADYSSVMGGSSNKPTQPSKPVVQEPVSVTQVNFEDMQNHWAKDTVNTLATYGYIEGIGNNQYAPNSDLTRAQFVKMITDTYHLTAPKYDGAFSDVKGDEWFASSVTIANKLGLLDTALTVGGTFKPDQAITREEAASIAAKAAVSKEAEKTAEVSGFTDDADITVWAKTAVKDAAEYGLIKGYDDGSYKPKNHITRAEAAQILMRVAEFSTKFNVYVDADNGNDNNDGTAEAPLKTIYAARDMIRKITDTMSNDIKVLIRGEHYLDRTFELTAEDSGNNGYSIIYTSWGDEKPVLSMGQKYKGFELHDASKNIYKVYVGKGTVTRQAYFNNVKGIRARSVAGLTNPEYIDKTYYTSEDTEFLDFAYPDELEFVFHVSWCNPRAIMESITDMGNGKVKFTPVQDEWKYVQVRVNTKLGQDQQFPSYVENAYELLDQEGEWYMNSHDGYMYYIPKANEDIKNVELTVPQGEVLLKATGKSAKEPVHNIKFNNIEFADTTWLRPTQVGGHADAQNNHIRENGDKMPGTAMLVENGQYIDFTNNKFTRMGITGLQLLKSIKHCNVIGNEFFDIAGTAVSLGGIQDGANPATPEEFNEYNKVNSNYVHNVATEYMSAAAISAAWPRYTELNHNEIVSVPYSGYHIGYGWASYADTGTAMYDLEVGYNYIHEVNNDRVYDGAPIYTLGASSLESKNLNNRMVGNYIENPRNPYGALYPDEGSTYWHLYDNVTDMSDIDQWEFNFVESPWGKDQYTWLHIHTGSIQHNTVENNYATTDKYRENGTDNIVRDNITVPDAEWPEEAQEIINNAGIEPEYADNFPDGPQSFVAKKRAYTLGKGETAKLDVKVTGRHQKEYPLSDFYTKFYSSDPSVLTVDDEGNMKVVGSGVVWVMGVAEVDGRLQTKQFQVFAGDDFDSIGINVNALNMIKDYTTTVSVTGKTTFGKDVTIPSESITMTSADESVATVAAGGKVTAVGTGETTVHIKVTYGEKTLEKDIPVKVITYTQEDSLELPYEKAPSNFFTTAGWRGTGTVSGGSIKISGSPSFYTGSKIDNKLIAFDMQINNPNSWPSITFCAQDSMGSYKTDSTYMIGFKKDHIELQRFNKGERTMIFGNDPAFTPVGGPGIPNPEDDPVYEYGKTCSVIVGALDTEEGTRVVLTINGENMFDFLDTDENALPASGYFGIYNPGDFTFSPYSGKTN, encoded by the coding sequence ATGAAAAAGAAGTTACTGAGCGCACTTTTAGCGGCGGCTATGGTGGTGACGGCAATTCCGTCGGCAATGGCTGCAAAAAAAGACCCAACAGCATCCGGCGGCGAACAGGTCAACATATACCCCTGGGGTACATTTGATTCCGCAGAAGAAGTTGCAAAAACAACAAAAACCGGAAACGCCACAATTTCTTTTCAAGATGGAGGCGCCGGGGGCAGCAAGGGCTGCACAAAGGTTGAAGTTAAGGGAACCTACGGCGGTATTAGAATCCCTGCTCCCTTTGTTGTGGGCGAAACCTATGATATTTCGTTCGATTTAAAGGCAGACAAGGCAGCTGCAATGAACCTGATTTTTCAGTTCAGCGATGGCGGCTGGTATTACATCACCCGCAGCGGACAGTTTAATACAAGTTGGAGCAAATTTAAAATTACATGGACCAACGCAGGTATCAACACACAAAATGTACAGACGTCGGGGGCGGGACAGTTTGAAATCCGTTACGGCGACGGCACACAGCTGGAAACCTATTATATTGACAACTTTACCTGTGTGCCCCACGGCGATGTTCCGGCGGACTACAGCAGCGTAATGGGCGGCAGTTCAAACAAACCCACACAGCCCAGCAAGCCAGTTGTGCAGGAGCCGGTTTCTGTGACACAAGTGAACTTTGAAGACATGCAGAACCACTGGGCAAAAGACACGGTAAACACATTGGCAACCTATGGTTATATTGAAGGAATCGGCAACAACCAGTATGCGCCGAATTCCGACCTGACAAGAGCGCAGTTTGTAAAAATGATTACAGACACATATCATCTTACCGCCCCGAAATATGACGGCGCGTTCTCCGACGTTAAGGGGGATGAGTGGTTTGCATCCAGTGTGACCATTGCTAACAAGCTCGGCCTTTTGGATACGGCACTGACCGTTGGCGGCACCTTTAAGCCCGACCAGGCAATCACCAGGGAAGAAGCGGCGTCTATTGCCGCAAAGGCCGCAGTTTCAAAAGAAGCGGAGAAAACAGCAGAGGTTTCGGGCTTCACAGACGATGCAGACATTACTGTTTGGGCGAAAACGGCAGTAAAAGATGCGGCGGAATATGGCCTCATTAAAGGCTATGACGATGGTTCCTATAAGCCGAAAAACCACATTACAAGAGCAGAAGCAGCACAGATTTTAATGAGAGTTGCAGAATTTTCTACCAAATTTAATGTATATGTTGACGCAGACAACGGCAACGACAATAACGACGGAACGGCAGAAGCACCGTTAAAGACGATATATGCCGCCCGCGACATGATTCGTAAAATTACCGATACCATGTCAAATGACATTAAGGTTTTAATCCGCGGTGAACATTATTTGGATAGAACCTTTGAACTGACGGCAGAAGATTCCGGTAACAACGGTTACAGCATTATTTACACCTCTTGGGGTGACGAAAAGCCGGTTCTGTCTATGGGGCAGAAATATAAAGGCTTTGAACTTCACGATGCAAGCAAAAATATTTATAAAGTATATGTAGGAAAAGGAACGGTAACAAGACAGGCATACTTTAACAACGTTAAGGGCATTCGCGCCAGAAGCGTTGCCGGCCTTACCAATCCGGAATACATTGACAAAACATATTATACCTCGGAAGATACAGAGTTTTTAGACTTTGCATATCCGGATGAGCTGGAATTTGTGTTCCATGTAAGCTGGTGTAATCCCCGCGCAATTATGGAAAGCATCACCGACATGGGCAACGGAAAAGTGAAATTTACACCGGTTCAGGACGAGTGGAAATATGTTCAGGTCAGGGTTAACACAAAACTTGGCCAGGATCAGCAGTTCCCGTCTTATGTTGAAAACGCATACGAGCTCTTAGACCAGGAGGGCGAGTGGTACATGAACAGCCACGATGGTTACATGTACTATATCCCCAAAGCAAACGAAGACATTAAAAATGTAGAACTGACCGTTCCCCAGGGCGAAGTTCTGCTGAAAGCAACAGGGAAATCTGCAAAAGAGCCTGTTCACAACATTAAATTCAACAACATTGAGTTTGCAGACACAACCTGGCTCCGCCCGACACAAGTGGGCGGTCACGCAGACGCGCAGAACAACCACATTCGTGAGAACGGCGACAAAATGCCCGGAACGGCAATGTTGGTTGAAAACGGCCAGTATATTGACTTTACAAACAATAAGTTTACCAGAATGGGTATTACCGGCCTGCAGCTGTTAAAATCCATCAAGCATTGTAACGTAATTGGCAACGAATTCTTCGATATTGCCGGAACAGCAGTTTCCTTAGGCGGTATTCAAGACGGTGCAAATCCCGCAACGCCGGAAGAATTCAATGAATACAACAAGGTGAACAGCAACTATGTTCATAATGTGGCAACGGAATATATGTCTGCTGCGGCAATTTCCGCGGCTTGGCCGAGATATACGGAGCTGAACCACAACGAAATCGTAAGCGTTCCTTACTCCGGCTATCACATTGGTTACGGTTGGGCATCTTATGCCGACACCGGCACAGCAATGTATGATTTAGAGGTTGGCTACAACTATATTCACGAGGTTAACAACGACAGAGTTTATGACGGCGCACCAATTTATACCCTTGGCGCTTCGTCTTTAGAATCGAAGAACTTAAACAACCGCATGGTGGGCAACTACATTGAGAATCCCAGAAACCCATATGGCGCGTTGTATCCGGATGAAGGTTCCACCTATTGGCACCTTTACGACAACGTAACCGACATGAGCGACATCGATCAATGGGAGTTTAACTTTGTTGAATCCCCCTGGGGCAAAGACCAGTATACCTGGCTGCACATTCACACAGGCAGCATTCAGCACAACACGGTTGAAAACAACTATGCAACAACCGACAAGTACAGAGAAAACGGAACAGATAATATTGTAAGAGACAACATCACCGTTCCGGATGCCGAATGGCCGGAAGAAGCACAGGAAATCATCAATAACGCCGGAATTGAGCCGGAATATGCAGATAACTTCCCCGACGGTCCGCAGTCGTTTGTTGCAAAGAAAAGGGCATATACGCTGGGCAAGGGTGAAACTGCCAAACTCGACGTGAAGGTTACCGGCCGTCATCAGAAAGAATATCCGCTTTCTGATTTCTACACAAAATTCTATTCCAGCGACCCGTCTGTTCTTACAGTGGACGATGAAGGCAACATGAAAGTTGTTGGTTCGGGCGTTGTTTGGGTTATGGGTGTAGCAGAGGTAGACGGCAGACTCCAGACCAAACAGTTCCAGGTATTTGCAGGCGATGACTTTGATTCCATCGGCATAAATGTCAATGCGCTGAACATGATTAAGGACTATACAACTACCGTATCGGTAACAGGTAAAACCACTTTCGGTAAAGACGTTACCATACCGAGCGAAAGCATTACAATGACCTCGGCGGACGAATCGGTTGCAACCGTTGCTGCGGGAGGCAAAGTAACCGCTGTCGGCACAGGTGAAACCACAGTTCACATTAAGGTTACTTATGGCGAAAAAACGTTGGAAAAGGATATTCCTGTAAAGGTAATTACCTATACGCAGGAAGATTCTTTAGAACTTCCCTATGAAAAAGCTCCGTCAAACTTCTTTACCACCGCAGGGTGGAGAGGCACTGGCACTGTTTCGGGCGGCAGTATTAAGATTTCGGGCAGTCCGTCATTCTATACCGGAAGCAAAATTGATAATAAGCTGATTGCATTCGACATGCAAATCAACAATCCGAACTCGTGGCCTTCCATAACGTTCTGTGCGCAGGATTCCATGGGAAGCTATAAGACAGATTCAACCTATATGATTGGCTTTAAAAAGGATCATATTGAGCTTCAGCGGTTTAATAAGGGCGAACGTACCATGATATTCGGCAACGACCCGGCATTTACCCCGGTGGGCGGCCCCGGTATTCCGAACCCGGAAGATGATCCGGTATATGAATACGGCAAAACCTGCAGCGTTATTGTCGGCGCGCTCGATACCGAAGAAGGAACCAGAGTTGTTCTTACAATTAATGGTGAAAATATGTTCGACTTCCTCGATACGGACGAAAATGCGCTTCCTGCAAGCGGTTACTTCGGCATTTACAACCCGGGTGACTTCACATTCTCGCCTTACAGCGGTAAAACAAATTAA
- a CDS encoding S-layer homology domain-containing protein, translating into MKKFLSVILSALFMFVSMLSVSAAQATAEIGISLDLFKVDVTVTADAAATGEVTAQITDTKESTGAKVLGGMDQTHEYTLTDDGKYQYQFHFKMQPTHETGTYWVHVGGGVETIVKEFLFINVFDKIDFYNKLDQAVKENDGIYNLITGEDSKLTYDLTEYKALSQEVRLLVDEKIEAIDLAATEANIEEIETRFTQEMDAEMLLAKIADANAVNWDATVKTAIEKKLLDGTYYDKLTSAVVMNYFKSEGKPTLEQEELSLAFDKACMLAVEEELDYISLKDAFDYYLEKDIISINESNYKEIFDKKLENDLFKSLKNKESKSISALEKDADDIMKDLLDGYEEDDGNTGGGGSGGGSSGSRPSGSGSKNNNPGSGVVVDGDANNTNTNDKPSYNTNFSDLDSAQWAESSVKYLAGKGVVSGRGDGKFYPNDVMTREEFVKLIVLAFDVYDAGAECEFTDVSADGWSYRYIASAARLGLVTGNENNEFNPSGSITREDMAVIMHRVYSLSGLNSQAQALDFSDADSISGYAKEAVGVLTGAQIINGMGDGTFAPKNAVTRAQASKVVYELLMLIGGGN; encoded by the coding sequence ATGAAAAAGTTTCTATCGGTTATTTTATCTGCGCTTTTCATGTTTGTTTCCATGCTCTCTGTTTCAGCCGCACAAGCAACGGCGGAAATTGGCATCAGCCTGGACCTGTTCAAGGTTGATGTAACGGTTACGGCAGATGCTGCTGCAACCGGCGAGGTCACGGCACAAATAACAGATACAAAGGAAAGCACCGGCGCTAAGGTGCTGGGAGGTATGGACCAGACCCATGAATATACCCTCACAGACGATGGGAAATATCAATATCAGTTCCATTTTAAAATGCAGCCTACTCATGAAACGGGTACTTATTGGGTTCATGTAGGCGGTGGTGTTGAAACTATCGTTAAAGAGTTTCTGTTCATTAACGTTTTCGACAAAATTGATTTTTATAACAAGCTTGATCAGGCAGTAAAGGAAAACGACGGGATTTATAATCTCATTACGGGCGAGGACAGCAAACTTACATATGACCTTACCGAGTATAAGGCACTATCTCAAGAAGTTCGCCTCTTAGTGGATGAAAAAATTGAGGCGATTGACCTTGCGGCCACAGAAGCAAATATTGAAGAAATAGAAACCCGTTTTACACAAGAAATGGACGCAGAAATGCTGCTTGCCAAAATTGCTGATGCAAACGCGGTTAATTGGGATGCAACGGTGAAAACAGCCATTGAAAAGAAGTTATTAGACGGAACATATTATGATAAATTAACTTCTGCTGTTGTAATGAACTATTTTAAGAGTGAAGGCAAACCAACCTTGGAGCAGGAGGAACTTTCTCTTGCCTTTGATAAGGCTTGTATGCTTGCTGTAGAAGAGGAGCTCGACTACATTTCACTTAAGGATGCATTTGACTATTACCTGGAAAAAGACATTATCAGCATCAATGAGTCCAATTACAAAGAAATTTTTGATAAAAAATTAGAAAACGACCTGTTTAAAAGTCTTAAAAACAAAGAAAGCAAATCAATCAGCGCATTGGAAAAGGATGCTGACGACATTATGAAAGATTTGCTTGACGGGTATGAAGAAGATGACGGCAATACCGGCGGCGGAGGCAGCGGTGGCGGTAGCAGCGGTTCCCGTCCCTCCGGTTCGGGTTCTAAGAACAACAATCCCGGTTCCGGCGTTGTTGTTGATGGAGATGCGAACAACACCAATACGAACGACAAACCGTCTTATAACACAAACTTCTCTGATTTAGACTCTGCTCAGTGGGCAGAATCCAGCGTGAAGTACCTGGCTGGGAAAGGTGTGGTATCCGGCAGGGGAGACGGCAAGTTCTATCCCAACGATGTTATGACAAGAGAAGAATTTGTAAAACTGATTGTTTTAGCATTCGATGTTTATGATGCCGGCGCAGAATGCGAATTTACAGATGTGAGCGCAGACGGCTGGAGTTACCGCTACATTGCTTCTGCAGCAAGACTTGGCCTTGTCACGGGCAATGAAAATAATGAATTCAATCCTTCCGGCAGCATTACCAGAGAGGATATGGCGGTTATCATGCACCGCGTATATAGCTTATCCGGCTTAAACAGCCAGGCTCAAGCGCTTGACTTTTCAGATGCAGACAGCATCTCTGGCTATGCCAAAGAAGCAGTGGGCGTTTTAACAGGCGCACAGATCATCAATGGTATGGGAGACGGCACCTTTGCGCCTAAGAACGCTGTTACACGTGCGCAGGCCTCAAAGGTCGTTTATGAACTCCTCATGTTAATCGGAGGTGGAAATTAA